The following proteins are co-located in the Cryptococcus neoformans var. grubii H99 chromosome 1, complete sequence genome:
- a CDS encoding nucleoporin nsp1, translated as MSDLHRALSGAHRPNSNPRIHRHSSPYKRPLGQSALHPSSTMGDLSSLGGREISPTKKPVPISRVQSLASGGSLTRSGSEPSLLSGIKSIFTRPLQWLSTPGKATGGPKRDSLSSFGHELEDPESPSDRREGKRIRRHSPEPRTNRSNDLTSDYAPEHQFEVQGRAVSGFMLPPLSPHVTLKPKSSFPNDKAAHRKPTNFSRPLISSQSMPYLDPPPNVLRSSSSRQAVASPKKTGTLTRSKRVDLATLVDDDDAGFQEDSFGKDDREKEKEIWSPWKSKYAGANGASSTAAAQKNITPGHKAFAQTLEDGDYARPTASSFRGLPTASPRPRQPSTIGLARSATAANLRRHASIASDVSMTSAGGAVRSTSVKNLRDLELSSLPGGSMSRDKNDDRMSVEGDSIRRKEGSVLDWFMHDQWDKPKSPASVAASNRLGSSMPMAATAPMRRGQMVWNQDDKVFMRESDLKASQRPAPIHKNEAERILYTLEAMRKTPLTDARKGDVPPLLGQSSRTLRRSINVPLATAAGGESARQRKDKERFGDLGVSVMISPYGRRRVADREAREVRKHSRMESQEYRPSPTPSDARSETASQTSGAQIGSLAPKEPSPSPPSAPTPRRSSRLNRTNAVEEATPKANRRSTKRGASKQPAPMHEEEPVAKSSRSTRRNKKITVERSTSPTPPPAPPSVPSIIATAPSPGGPSTSDTYQPRAVDQMPRGGSSLRARSDTSKRTHQSAASYSRSQTPTSGRYSAKDEDLPDMEELEQASKIALPSFSGISFAGLKTSGDENASTNMAPSKSVATPAAPLPPLSLPRAGGPLARLGVASTRPRASSPLAAGSIVAAPDSPPTMPMPKKSDLPPPANGIFPLTGGTAEGSASLNAAGSTTPAGKPPATSSFFSKAPTSTEAIKKPSFSFGDASSKVSGETTPGAGKAEASNIPNFFGSSTVSSASSTKQSSPVPVPALDFGIQKKDNVEKAPPAALPPPIMSASASPAPVFSFGASVNGKKEGDEEKTTVSAASPFSFSGKEPEVAKKDSAVFNGGFSFGAKKDSTSGGEFSFGKSKEGTPAPASNAVPSFSFSVSKPAASDTVTKSPFSFGAPASDKPKSDEPSKPAFTFGQSNSSSAAPDAVNSSHTPSKPAFNFGAPAPSSNTPASKPAFTFGTSGSTTPMTTPAVAVANKDAAESGPTAPSTTPAFGGFSFGSQAVNKAEDKKDAPANPFGGASNNNSTFTLGGPANKSITANGTSSPFGTAPTIIANADAAKNPFDKNGPSEATAPAFTFGAPNNASMKPANAGAFGSNVSAGSQPFVFGASSANGASTPAPLNTFKTDNAAKPSTPAFAFGSGSNATPASNPFNASTTPASNPFGQQQDQKPNAPASFAFGATNNSVAAPASNSPFSFGQPMNASPAVSTSTFAFGQPAQQQSSAPVAPSFSFGQTAAQPQPAAAFSFGAPAGDASRFKSPTPGPEGGFSLGVATNEAAPASPGGRRVKGLPRRR; from the exons ATGTCCGACCTCCACCGCGCCCTTTCGGGCGCACATCGGCCCAACTCGAATCCCAGAATACATAGGCATAGCAGTCCCTACAAGAGACCCTTAGGCCAGAGCGCTCTGcatccctcttccaccatgGGTGACCTTTCCAGCCTTGGCGGGCGCGAAATTTCCCCTACGAAAAAACCCGTCCCTATTTCCAGAGTCCAGAGTCTTGCGTCTGGTGGTAGTCTTACCAGATCAGGTAGCGAACCATCACTGTTGTCTGGAATCAAGTCTATTTTCACAAGACCTCTTCAGTGGCTCTCCACGCCTGGAAAGGCCACAGGAGGACCCAAACGCGACAGTTTGTCATCCTTTGGTCATGAACTGGAAGATCCTGAGTCTCCGTCCGATAGACGAGAGGGCAAGAGGATACGAAGGCACTCGCCAGAGCCTCGGACCAACCGGTCTAATGACCTCACGAGTGACTACGCACCAGAGCACCAATTTGAAGTCCAAGGGCGCGCTGTGTCTGGCTTTatgcttcctcctctttctccccatGTCACCCTCAAGCCCAAGTCCTCTTTTCCCAATGACAAGGCCGCGCACAGAAAGCCCACCAATTTCTCTAGacccctcatctcctctcaATCCATGCCGTATCTCGACCCCCCTCCCAACGTGCTTCGATCTTCATCGTCTAGGCAGGCTGTCGCTTCACCAAAAAAGACCGGCACATTGACTCGTTCCAAGAGGGTTGACCTAGCTACACTTgtggacgatgatgatgctggTTTCCAGGAAGATAGTTTTGGCAAGGATGacagagagaaggaaaaagagatctGGAGTCCGTGGAAGTCTAAATACGCCGGTGCCAACGGAGCTTCTTCGACTGCCGCCGCACAAAAGAACATCACTCCTGGCCACAAAGCGTTCGCGCAGACATTAGAAGACGGCGAT TATGCTCGTCCAAcagcttcctccttccgAGGACTGCCCACTGCCTCTCCTCGACCACGTCAGCCCAGCACCATTGGTCTCGCTCGCTCAGCAACTGCCGCTAACCTGCGGCGTCATGCCAGCATTGCCTCTGATGTCAGTATGACCTCTGCAGGTGGCGCTGTAAGGAGCACCAGCGTAAAGAACCTACGGGACCTTGAACTATCTTCGCTGCCAGGAGGAAGTATGAGTCGTGACAAGAACGACGATAGGATGAGTGTTGAAGGAGATAGCATCAggcgaaaagaaggaagtgtCCTG GATTGGTTCATGCACGATCAATGGGATAAACCCAAATCACCTGCATCTGTGGCTGCGTCAAATAGATTAGGCTCATCAATGCCTATGGCTGCAACGGCTCCCATGAGAAGGGGTCAGATGGTCTGGAATCAGGATGATAAGGTCTTTATGAGGGAGAGCGATCTCAAAGCTT CACAAAGGCCAGCACCGATTCACAAAAACGAAGCCGAACGCATTCTTTACACTTTAGAAGCCATGCGTAAAACGCCTCTCACTGATGCTCGAAAAGGCGACgttccacctcttctcgGCCAATCCTCTCGTACTCTCCGACGAAGCATTAACGTCCCGCTTGCgactgctgctggtggtgaGAGTGCCAGACAAaggaaagacaaagaaAGGTTTGGTGACTTGGGAGTGTCGGTCATGATTAGCCCGTATGGCCGGAGAAGGGTAGCTGACAGGGAGGCAAGGGAAGTCAGGAAACATAGTCGGATGGAGAGTCAAG AGTATCGACCATCCCCAACGCCGTCGGATGCAAGAAGTGAGACCGCTAGCCAGACTTCCGGTGCCCAAATTGGATCTTTGGCACCTAAGGaaccctctccttctcctccttccgcTCCCACTCCCCGCCGATCATCTCGACTCAACAGAACCAATGCCGTCGAGGAGGCTACCCCCAAAGCCAACAGAAGATCCACCAAAAGAGGCGCTTCAAAACAGCCAGCGCCCAtgcatgaagaagaaccaGTGGCGAAGTCATCTAGGTCGACTCGACGGAACAAGAAGATTACCGTTGAGCGCTCAACCTCACCTACTCCCCCTCCGGCTCCGCCTTCAGTACCCTCAATCATTGCTACAGCACCTTCTCCGGGTGGACCCTCTACTTCTGACACATATCAGCCTCGAGCGGTCGATCAAATGCCTCGTGGAGGTTCGTCTTTACGTGCCAGGTCCGATACATCAAAACGAACGCACCAAAGTGCAGCATCTTACTCTCGATCCCAGACTCCTACCTCTGGACGGTATTCTGCCAAGGACGAGGATTTGCCCGATATGGAAGAGCTAGAACAAGCTTCGAAGATTGCATTGCCCTCTTTTTCCGGCATCTCTTTCGCAGGCTTGAAGACTTCTGGTGATGAAAACGCTTCCACCAATATGGCGCCCTCAAAGTCTGTGGCAACACCAGCTGCACCCCTCCCTCCACTAAGTCTGCCTCGTGCTGGTGGGCCTTTGGCTCGACTGGGCGTTGCGTCTACCCGTCCCAGagcttcatctcctctcgcTGCTGGTTCTATCGTGGCTGCACCTGACTCCCCCCCTACAATGCCAATGCCCAAGAAAAGTGActtgcctccaccagctAATGGTATTTTCCCCCTCACTGGAGGTACCGCAGAGGGATCTGCTTCGCTCAACGCTGCCGGTTCTACCACACCAGCAGGTAAACCGCCCgccacttcttccttcttctccaaagctCCTACTTCCACTGAAGCCATTAAAAAGCCATCTTTCTCGTTTGGCGACGCTTCTAGCAAAGTGTCTGGTGAAACGACACCTGGTGCTGGGAAAGCTGAAGCTAGTAACATCCCAAACTTTTTTGGGAGTTCCACCGTGTCGtccgcttcttcaactAAACAGTCGTCGCCTGTCCCAGTGCCTGCACTTGATTTTGGTAttcagaagaaggacaatGTTGAGAAAGCGCCACCAGCAGCCTTGCCGCCACCCATCATGTCAGCAAGTGCTTCGCCAGCGCCCGTCTTTTCGTTTGGGGCTTCGGTAAacgggaagaaggagggggatgaagagaaaactaCTGTCTCTGCTGCTTCACCGTTCTCCTTTAGCGGAAAGGAGCCAGAAGTTGCAAAGAAGGATTCTGCGGTTTTCAATGGCGGATTCAGTTTTGGCGCTAAAAAGGATTCAACGTCTGGTGGTGAATTTAGCTTTGGGAAGTCAAAGGAGGGCACTCCTGCCCCTGCGTCTAATGCTgttccctctttctca TTTTCTGTGTCGAAACCAGCGGCATCGGACACTGTTACTAAGTCTCCGTTCTCGTTCGGTGCGCCCGCCTCTGATAAGCCCAAGTCTGATGAACCATCCAAACCCGCCTTCACTTTCGGGCAGTCCAACTCAAGCTCTGCCGCCCCGGACGCTGTCAACTCGTCCCATACTCCTTCAAAGCCCGCATTCAATTTCGGTGCGCCCGCTCCTTCCAGCAACACTCCCGCCTCAAAGCCTGCATTTACGTTTGGTACGAGCGgctccaccacccccaTGACAACCCCCGCCGTAGCTGTAGCCAATAAAGATGCAGCTGAGAGTGGACCCACTGCTCCCAGTACTACGCCAGCTTTTGGAGGCTTCTCGTTCGGTAGCCAAGCTGTAAACAAGGCCGAAGATAAAAAAGACGCACCCGCGAACCCTTTTGGGGGAGCTTCAAATAATAATTCAACATTCACGCTCGGTGGCCCTGCCAATAAGTCCATTACTGCGAACGGGACGAGCTCGCCTTTCGGGACTGCTCCAACCATCATTGCGAATGCAGACGCTGCAAAGAATCCTTTCGACAAAAATGGGCCTAGTGAGGCCACGGCACCAGCTTTCACCTTTGGTGCTCCCAATAACGCGTCCATGAAGCCTGCTAATGCAGGCGCGTTTGGATCAAATGTATCGGCTGGTAGCCAACCATTTGTCTTCGGCGCGAGCTCAGCCAATGGTGCCTCCACTCCTGCGCCCTTGAATACGTTCAAAACCGATAACGCCGCTAAGCCGAGCACTCCCGCTTTCGCGTTCGGGTCCGGTAGTAATGCTACTCCGGCTTCCAATCCGTTCAACGCTTCTACCACTCCCGCATCCAATCCTTTTGGTCAGCAGCAAGATCAGAAACCAAATGCGCCGGCCAGCTTTGCTTTCGGTGCAACCAACAATTCCGTTGCTGCGCCCGCATCCAattctccattttcttttggACAACCTATGAATGCCAGTCCTGCTGTATCTACTTCCACATTCGCCTTCGGCCAGCCTGCTCAGCAGCAATCATCAGCTCCTGTTGCTCCTTCGTTCTCTTTCGGACAGACTGCCGCCCAACCACAGCCTGCCGCGGCGTTCAGTTTTGGCGCGCCAGCCGGTGATGCTTCTCGGTTCAAAAGCCCCACTCCTGGGCCAGAAGGGGGATTCAGTTTGGGTGTGGCAACAAACGAGGCCGCGCCGGCGAGCCCTGGTGGAAGGAGGGTTAAAGGTTTGCCACgaaggcgatga
- a CDS encoding DNA topoisomerase 2-associated protein PAT1, producing MSGGFFGFDTALPEHRQPQNRPNDAANTSKFQSASSLPNPFNLEAPEDEEMEVYTWGQGLDKDVELEDELNDATFGVDINAIRGGQFSLGNEDSFSSPAKPSKQPQSQRGPIASTASRYRPKVAADPFAFSEDDFYASRPVKKTQPKPKTKASVEPVWTKPAGQATSWGAAPSSTVKPSIGSNHAQVEAPGHIKTLEEIEAEFASMPAPSAAQVAFQAPAQLSGPPPANAVVTLEELERQMMEEVPQPLVQPQAQQQVIPREVTPTQISGLAQSGYASQKAVLDSMFPDLGKSPAPVPTGQQQGPTGQSPAPIGPSHEELARQEHFQKVFEAKVQAMSKYNNLMGSSDKDFITRIQLSQLATSDPYISDFYAQVFSAMERSRRAHESGQMDRPTVVQIAAGFGFGVGGPAGNRFGKMGQNTMQKLSTQVKKLVESRTAHQKSTNTAALQGALGRVTRGGAAAPRPVLAIPTNTKLENRPASHLNQSTGIQRPPLTRKQIMYALEDLYTDVLELEQFRREAPPSASVDDIEIWNAKCQVKVDQIWTKLMVQEPIEVSDPHPFISLLNPPKGQRILGRIILQLPDQKIYTLLSLLVVKFHQLDVVARAPPPPITDVSLLTKADRLDRAKREADTDGFLYNLVPAMDMAINKCKLGLLGGLLVAAVQRLDVVKIASTRPGVVLFTALLSKAQSLIRAPPPDPVNFHSGTHPDQIELEHFPRQFSVFLDALLPSLPDLFPSSIAAKHAFGPSAYLMSGEKLPEKEGIEMERREAEVWGLAAALAVNSAEEEQTALVAALREKILHTVQSARNPMVSPVRAEMKLRNVNVFLNGLGLDAAMIE from the exons ATGTCAGGCGGATTCTTCGGCTTCGATACCGCACTCCCCGAACACCGCCAACCCCAAAACCGTCCCAATGACGCAGCCAACACTTCCAAATTCCAAAGCGCCAGTTCTCTGCCTAATCCCTTCAACCTAGAGGCCccagaggacgaggaaatggaagtaTACACTTGGGGTCAAGGGCTAGACAAGGATGTCGAGCTAGAGGATGAGCTGAACGATGCAACTTTTGGCGTGGACATCAATGCAATCA GGGGTGGACAATTCTCCTTGGGGAATGAAGACTCATTTTCTTCCCCGGCTAAGCCTTCAAAGCAGCCCCAGTCGCAAAGAGGACCCATCGCTTCGACCGCCTCCCGGTATCGACCTAAAGTCGCGGCCGATCCGTTTGCCTTTTCTGAAGATGACTTTTATGCTTCTCGCCCTGTCAAGA AGACTCAACCGAAGCCCAAGACAAAAGCGTCAGTTGAGCCTGTTTGGACAAAGCCAGCTGGCCAGGCAACTAGCTGGGGAGCGGCTCCATCCTCTA CAGTAAAGCCATCTATTGGGTCCAACCATGCTCAGGTGGAAGCTCCTGGACATATCAAGACCCtcgaggagattgaagcAGAGTTTGCGTCAATGCCTGCCCCCAGCGCGGCGCAGGTTGCCTTCCAGGCTCCTGCTCAATTGTCAGGACCGCCTCCTGCGAATGCTGTTGTGACActtgaagagcttgagcggcaaatgatggaagaagtcCCTCAACCCCTTGTCCAACCTCAGGCCCAGCAACAGGTGATTCCTCGAGAGGTTACTCCCACTCAGATTTCAGGTCTCGCCCAGTCGGGATATGCTTCTCAAAAGGCTGTCCTCGACAGTATGTTTCCTGATCTTGGCAAAAGTCCTGCACCCGTACCTACAGGTCAGCAGCAAGGCCCGACAGGGCAAAGCCCTGCCCCTATAGGTCCTAGTCACGAAGAGCTCGCTCGGCAGGAACATTTCCAGAAGGTTTTCGAAGCGAAAGTCCAAGCAATGTCCAAGTACAATAACCTTATGGGATCATCTGACAAGGACTTTATCACCCGCATTCAACTGTCTCAACTCGCTACGTCTGACCCTTATATTTCCGATTTTTACGCCCAAGTCTTTTCTgcgatggagagaagcCGCCGGGCCCATGAGAGTGGTCAAATGGACAGGCCGACTGTGGTACAAATTGCAGCAGGTTTTGGCTTCGGCGTTGGTGGTCCGGCCGGCAACAGATTTGGAAAGATGGGACAAAATACTATGCAGAAATTGTCGACACAGGTAAAAAAATTGGTTGAGAGTAGAACAGCGCACCAGAAATCAACCAATACCG CTGCTCTTCAAGGCGCTCTCGGCCGAGTCACACGAGGTGGTGCTGCTGCCCCTCGTCCCGTTCTTGCCATCCCTACAAACACCAAGCTCGAAAACCGTCCCGCGTCTCACCTTAATCAGTCTACGGGCATACAACGTCCCCCTCTTACTCGTAAACAAATCATGTATGCCCTAGAAGATCTCTACACCGAcgtccttgagcttgagcagTTCCGTAGAGAAGCGCCGCCTTCAGCTTCTGTGGACGACATCGAAATTTGGAACGCTAAATGTCAAGTAAAGGTAGATCAGATCTGGACAAAGCTTATGGTTCAAGAACCTATCGAAGTATCGGATCCCCATCCATTCATATCCCTTCTCAACCCTCCAAAAGGTCAACGTATCCTCGGCCGGATCATCCTTCAACTTCCTGATCAGAAGATTTACACCTTGCTGTCCCTTCTTGTTGTCAAATTCCATCAACTAGACGTTGTGGCTCGtgctccccctcctccaatCACAGACGTCAGTCTATTAACCAAGGCTGATAGATTAGACCGCGCGAAGCGCGAGGCGGACACGGACGGCTTCTTGTATAACTTGGTGCCTGCTATGGACATGGCGATTAACAAGTGTAAGCTGGGGCTTTTAGGTGGCCTGTTGGTTGCTGCTGTGCAAAGATTGGATGTTGTGAAGATTGCCTCTACCAGA CCTGGGGTTGTCCTGTTCACAGCACTCTTATCAAAAGCTCAGTCTCTTATCCGCGCTCCCCCTCCTGATCCTGTCAATTTCCATTCCGGCACCCATCCTGACCAGATAGAGCTTGAGCACTTCCCTCGTCAGTTCTCGGTGTTCCTTGATGCTCTTTTACCTTCTTTGCCAGATCTTTTCCCATCATCTATCGCGGCCAAGCATGCCTTTGGTCCTTCTGCGTACTTGATGTCCGGAGAGAAGCTTCCCGAAAAGGAGGGCatagagatggagaggcgAGAAGCCGAAGTCTGGGGTCTAGCTGCCGCTTTGGCCGTCAATTcagcggaagaggagcagaCAGCATTGGTTGCTGCTTTGAGGGAGAAAATTCTTCATACTGTCCAGAGTGCCAGAAACCCTATGGTTAGCCCTGTCAGAGCGGAAATGAAACTGAGAAATGTGAATGTGTTCTTGAACGGTCTC GGTTTGGATGCGGCAATGATTGAATAA